From the genome of Vicia villosa cultivar HV-30 ecotype Madison, WI linkage group LG2, Vvil1.0, whole genome shotgun sequence, one region includes:
- the LOC131645763 gene encoding inositol transporter 1-like, with product MAFFSPGMGPVPWTVNSEIYPQEYRGMCGGMSATVNWVSNLIVVQSFLSIADAAGTGPTFLLLAIIAVIAFLFVVFFVPETKGLTFDEVELLWRERAWGKNLDTKTLLEHGSQSS from the coding sequence ATGGCTTTCTTCTCGCCGGGGATGGGACCTGTGCCATGGACAGTGAACTCTGAAATATATCCACAAGAGTACCGAGGAATGTGTGGAGGCATGTCAGCTACTGTGAATTGGGTTTCGAATTTAATTGTGGTACAGTCATTTCTATCTATTGCTGATGCTGCCGGGACCGGTCCTACtttcttgcttcttgctataaTAGCTGTGATTGCATTTTTGTTTGTGGTTTTCTTTGTTCCAGAAACGAAAGGATTGACATTTGATGAAGTGGAACTGTTATGGAGGGAGAGAGCTTGGGGTAAAAATCTTGACACTAAAACGCTTCTTGAGCATGGAAGTCAATCCTCTTAG